Proteins encoded by one window of Camelus dromedarius isolate mCamDro1 chromosome 27, mCamDro1.pat, whole genome shotgun sequence:
- the ICAM5 gene encoding intercellular adhesion molecule 5 isoform X4 — translation MPAPSPGLHRALLGLWAALGLGLLGFSAIAQEPFWADLQPRVALVERGGSLWLNCSTNCPRPERGGLETSLRRNGTQRGLRWLARQLVDIREPETQPVCFFRCARRTLQARGLIRTFQRPDRVELVPLPAWQPVGENFTLSCRVPGAGPRGSLTLTLLRGAQELIRRSFFGEPPRARGAVLTATVLARREDHGANFSCRAELDLRPHGLGLFENSSAPRELRTFALPLDSPRLAAPRLLEVDSERPVSCAMDGLFPASEAGVYLALGDQRLSPDITLEGDAFMATATTTASAEQEGARQLVCNVTLGGESRESRENVTVYSFPEPLLTLSEPNAPEGKTVTVTCTAGPRALVTLDGIPAAVPGQPAQLQLNATENDDRRGFFCDATLEVDGETLSKNESAELRVLYAPRLDDSDCPRSWTWPEGPEQTLRCEARGNPEPSVHCARPDGGSVLALGLLGPVTRALAGTYRCTATNAQGEAVKDVTLTVEYAPALDSVGCPERITWLEGTEASLSCVAHGVPPPNVSCMRSGEAGIIIEGLLHVAREHAGTYRCEATNARGSAAKNVAVTVESPPEMDESTCPSHQTWLEGAEAAALACSARGRPSPQVRCSREGAPRPQRLRVSREDAGSYRCLATNPHGTDARIVTVGVEYRPVVAELAASPPGGVRPGGNFTLTCRAEAWPPAQISWRAPPGALNIGLSSNNSTLSVAGAMGSHGGEYECAATNAHGRHTRRITVRVAGPWLWVAVGGAAGGAALLAAGAGLAFYVQSTACKKGEYNVQEAESSGEAVCLNGAGGGASAGTGAEGGTEAAGTAEAPAGGEVFAIQLTSA, via the exons CAATCGCACAGGAGCCTTTCTGGGCGGACCTGCAGCCCCGCGTGGCGCTCGTGGAACGCGGAGGATCGCTGTGGCTGAATTGCAGCACCAACTGCCCACGGCCCGAACGCGGTGGCCTGGAGACCTCACTGCGCCGGAATGGGACCCAGAGGGGTTTGCGCTGGCTGGCGCGGCAGCTGGTGGACATCCGCGAACCGGAGACCCAGCCCGTCTGCTTCTTCCGCTGCGCGCGGCGCACACTGCAAGCGCGTGGGCTCATTCGCACTTTTC AACGGCCAGATCGTGTAGAGCTGGTGCCGCTGCCTGCCTGGCAGCCAGTGGGCGAGAACTTCACCCTGAGCTGTAGGGTCCCCGGCGCTGGGCCTCGTGGGAGTCTCACATTGACCCTGCTGCGGGGCGCCCAAGAGCTGATCCGTCGCAGCTTCTTCGGGGAGCCACCCCGAGCGCGGGGCGCGGTGCTCACAGCCACGGTACTGGCGCGGAGGGAGGACCATGGGGCCAATTTCTCGTGCCGTGCGGAGCTGGACCTGCGGCCTCACGGCCTGGGGCTGTTTGAAAACAGCTCGGCCCCCAGAGAGCTCCGAACCTTCG ccctgcctctggacTCCCCGCGCCTCGCTGCCCCTCGGCTCTTGGAAGTGGACTCAGAAAGACCTGTGAGCTGCGCCATGGATGGGCTGTTTCCAGCCTCGGAGGCTGGGGTCTACCTGGCGCTGGGGGATCAGAGGCTGAGTCCCGATATCACCCTCGAGGGGGACGCTTTCATGGCCACTGCCACAACCACAGCTAGCGCAGAGCAGGAGGGCGCCAGGCAGCTGGTCTGCAACGTGACCCTGGGGGGCGAAAGCCGTGAGAGCCGGGAGAACGTGACAGTCTACA gcttccCGGAGCCCCTCCTGACCCTGAGCGAGCCCAACGCCCCCGAGGGGAAAACGGTGACAGTAACCTGCACAGCTGGGCCCCGAGCCCTGGTCACACTAGACGGAATTCCAGCCGCGGTCCCGGGACAGCCCGCCCAGCTCCAGCTAAACGCCACCGAGAACGACGACAGGCGTGGCTTCTTCTGCGACGCCACCCTCGAGGTGGACGGGGAGACCCTGAGTAAGAACGAGAGCGCCGAGTTGCGCGTCCTAT ACGCTCCCCGGCTGGACGATTCGGACTGTCCCAGGAGCTGGACGTGGCCGGAGGGCCCAGAGCAGACGCTGCGCTGCGAGGCCCGTGGAAACCCAGAGCCCTCGGTGCACTGCGCGCGGCCCGACGGGGGGTCGGTGCTGGCACTGGGCCTGCTCGGTCCGGTAACTCGCGCGCTCGCCGGCACTTACCGCTGCACCGCGACCAATGCCCAGGGCGAGGCAGTCAAAGACGTGACTCTGACGGTGGAGT ATGCACCAGCGCTGGACAGTGTGGGCTGCCCTGAACGCATTACCTGGCTGGAAGGAACAGAGGCCTCCCTGAGCTGTGTGGCCCATGGGGTCCCACCTCCCAACGTGAGCTGCATGCGCTCTGGGGAGGCTGGGATCATCATCGAGGGCCTGCTGCATGTGGCCCGGGAGCACGCGGGCACCTACCGCTGCGAAGCCACCAATGCTCGAGGCTCTGCAGCCAAAAATGTGGCTGTCACTGTGGAAT CACCACCGGAAATGGATGAATCTACCTGCCCAAGTCACCAGACGTGGTTGGAAGGGGCTGAGGCTGCTGCGCTGGCCTGCTCTGCCCGGGGTCGCCCCTCGCCACAAGTGCGCTGCTCCAGGGAGGGCGCGCCCCGGCCACAGCGGCTGCGCGTGTCCCGAGAGGATGCAGGCAGCTACCGCTGCTTGGCCACCAACCCGCACGGCACGGATGCCCGGATTGTCACCGTGGGCGTGGAAT ACCGCCCGGTGGTGGCCGAGCTGGCTGCTTCACCTCCTGGAGGCGTGCGGCCGGGCGGGAACTTCACATTGACCTGCAGGGCTGAGGCATGGCCCCCGGCCCAGATCAGCTGGCGCGCGCCCCCGGGGGCACTCAACATCGGCCTGTCCAGCAACAACAGCACGTTGAGCGTGGCGGGCGCCATGGGCAGCCACGGCGGCGAGTACGAGTGCGCAGCCACCAACGCGCATGGGCGCCACACACGGCGCATCACCGTGCGCGTGGCTG GTCCGTGGCTGTGGGTCGCTGTGGGCGGCGCGGCGGGGGGCGCGGCGCTCTTGGCCGCGGGGGCCGGGCTGGCCTTCTACGTGCAGTCCACCGCCTGCAAGAAGGGCGAGTATAACGTGCAGGAGGCGGAGAGCTCCGGGGAGGCCGTGTGTCTCAACGGCGCTGGCGGCGGCGCCAGCGCGGGCACGGGCGCGGAAG
- the ICAM5 gene encoding intercellular adhesion molecule 5 isoform X2, which yields MPAPSPGLHRALLGLWAALGLGLLGFSAIAQEPFWADLQPRVALVERGGSLWLNCSTNCPRPERGGLETSLRRNGTQRGLRWLARQLVDIREPETQPVCFFRCARRTLQARGLIRTFQRPDRVELVPLPAWQPVGENFTLSCRVPGAGPRGSLTLTLLRGAQELIRRSFFGEPPRARGAVLTATVLARREDHGANFSCRAELDLRPHGLGLFENSSAPRELRTFALPLDSPRLAAPRLLEVDSERPVSCAMDGLFPASEAGVYLALGDQRLSPDITLEGDAFMATATTTASAEQEGARQLVCNVTLGGESRESRENVTVYSFPEPLLTLSEPNAPEGKTVTVTCTAGPRALVTLDGIPAAVPGQPAQLQLNATENDDRRGFFCDATLEVDGETLNAPRLDDSDCPRSWTWPEGPEQTLRCEARGNPEPSVHCARPDGGSVLALGLLGPVTRALAGTYRCTATNAQGEAVKDVTLTVEYAPALDSVGCPERITWLEGTEASLSCVAHGVPPPNVSCMRSGEAGIIIEGLLHVAREHAGTYRCEATNARGSAAKNVAVTVEYGPSFEELSCPSNWTWVEGSGRLFSCEVDGKPEPSVECIGSGGTSEGVLLPLAPPGPSARAPRIPSELAPGTYICNATNQHGSMVKTVSVSAESPPEMDESTCPSHQTWLEGAEAAALACSARGRPSPQVRCSREGAPRPQRLRVSREDAGSYRCLATNPHGTDARIVTVGVEYRPVVAELAASPPGGVRPGGNFTLTCRAEAWPPAQISWRAPPGALNIGLSSNNSTLSVAGAMGSHGGEYECAATNAHGRHTRRITVRVAGPWLWVAVGGAAGGAALLAAGAGLAFYVQSTACKKGEYNVQEAESSGEAVCLNGAGGGASAGTGAEGGTEAAGTAEAPAGGEVFAIQLTSA from the exons CAATCGCACAGGAGCCTTTCTGGGCGGACCTGCAGCCCCGCGTGGCGCTCGTGGAACGCGGAGGATCGCTGTGGCTGAATTGCAGCACCAACTGCCCACGGCCCGAACGCGGTGGCCTGGAGACCTCACTGCGCCGGAATGGGACCCAGAGGGGTTTGCGCTGGCTGGCGCGGCAGCTGGTGGACATCCGCGAACCGGAGACCCAGCCCGTCTGCTTCTTCCGCTGCGCGCGGCGCACACTGCAAGCGCGTGGGCTCATTCGCACTTTTC AACGGCCAGATCGTGTAGAGCTGGTGCCGCTGCCTGCCTGGCAGCCAGTGGGCGAGAACTTCACCCTGAGCTGTAGGGTCCCCGGCGCTGGGCCTCGTGGGAGTCTCACATTGACCCTGCTGCGGGGCGCCCAAGAGCTGATCCGTCGCAGCTTCTTCGGGGAGCCACCCCGAGCGCGGGGCGCGGTGCTCACAGCCACGGTACTGGCGCGGAGGGAGGACCATGGGGCCAATTTCTCGTGCCGTGCGGAGCTGGACCTGCGGCCTCACGGCCTGGGGCTGTTTGAAAACAGCTCGGCCCCCAGAGAGCTCCGAACCTTCG ccctgcctctggacTCCCCGCGCCTCGCTGCCCCTCGGCTCTTGGAAGTGGACTCAGAAAGACCTGTGAGCTGCGCCATGGATGGGCTGTTTCCAGCCTCGGAGGCTGGGGTCTACCTGGCGCTGGGGGATCAGAGGCTGAGTCCCGATATCACCCTCGAGGGGGACGCTTTCATGGCCACTGCCACAACCACAGCTAGCGCAGAGCAGGAGGGCGCCAGGCAGCTGGTCTGCAACGTGACCCTGGGGGGCGAAAGCCGTGAGAGCCGGGAGAACGTGACAGTCTACA gcttccCGGAGCCCCTCCTGACCCTGAGCGAGCCCAACGCCCCCGAGGGGAAAACGGTGACAGTAACCTGCACAGCTGGGCCCCGAGCCCTGGTCACACTAGACGGAATTCCAGCCGCGGTCCCGGGACAGCCCGCCCAGCTCCAGCTAAACGCCACCGAGAACGACGACAGGCGTGGCTTCTTCTGCGACGCCACCCTCGAGGTGGACGGGGAGACCCTGA ACGCTCCCCGGCTGGACGATTCGGACTGTCCCAGGAGCTGGACGTGGCCGGAGGGCCCAGAGCAGACGCTGCGCTGCGAGGCCCGTGGAAACCCAGAGCCCTCGGTGCACTGCGCGCGGCCCGACGGGGGGTCGGTGCTGGCACTGGGCCTGCTCGGTCCGGTAACTCGCGCGCTCGCCGGCACTTACCGCTGCACCGCGACCAATGCCCAGGGCGAGGCAGTCAAAGACGTGACTCTGACGGTGGAGT ATGCACCAGCGCTGGACAGTGTGGGCTGCCCTGAACGCATTACCTGGCTGGAAGGAACAGAGGCCTCCCTGAGCTGTGTGGCCCATGGGGTCCCACCTCCCAACGTGAGCTGCATGCGCTCTGGGGAGGCTGGGATCATCATCGAGGGCCTGCTGCATGTGGCCCGGGAGCACGCGGGCACCTACCGCTGCGAAGCCACCAATGCTCGAGGCTCTGCAGCCAAAAATGTGGCTGTCACTGTGGAAT ATGGCCCCAGTTTTGAGGAGCTGAGCTGCCCCAGCAATTGGACATGGGTGGAAGGTTCTGGGCGACTATTTTCCTGTGAGGTTGATGGGAAGCCAGAGCCAAGTGTGGAGTGCATTGGCTCTGGCGGCACCAGTGAGGGGGTGCTGCTGCCACTGGCACCCCCAGGCCCTAGTGCCAGAGCCCCCCGAATCCCTAGTGAACTGGCACCTGGTACCTACATCTGTAATGCCACCAACCAGCACGGATCCATGGTCAAGACCGTCTCCGTGAGCGCGGAAT CACCACCGGAAATGGATGAATCTACCTGCCCAAGTCACCAGACGTGGTTGGAAGGGGCTGAGGCTGCTGCGCTGGCCTGCTCTGCCCGGGGTCGCCCCTCGCCACAAGTGCGCTGCTCCAGGGAGGGCGCGCCCCGGCCACAGCGGCTGCGCGTGTCCCGAGAGGATGCAGGCAGCTACCGCTGCTTGGCCACCAACCCGCACGGCACGGATGCCCGGATTGTCACCGTGGGCGTGGAAT ACCGCCCGGTGGTGGCCGAGCTGGCTGCTTCACCTCCTGGAGGCGTGCGGCCGGGCGGGAACTTCACATTGACCTGCAGGGCTGAGGCATGGCCCCCGGCCCAGATCAGCTGGCGCGCGCCCCCGGGGGCACTCAACATCGGCCTGTCCAGCAACAACAGCACGTTGAGCGTGGCGGGCGCCATGGGCAGCCACGGCGGCGAGTACGAGTGCGCAGCCACCAACGCGCATGGGCGCCACACACGGCGCATCACCGTGCGCGTGGCTG GTCCGTGGCTGTGGGTCGCTGTGGGCGGCGCGGCGGGGGGCGCGGCGCTCTTGGCCGCGGGGGCCGGGCTGGCCTTCTACGTGCAGTCCACCGCCTGCAAGAAGGGCGAGTATAACGTGCAGGAGGCGGAGAGCTCCGGGGAGGCCGTGTGTCTCAACGGCGCTGGCGGCGGCGCCAGCGCGGGCACGGGCGCGGAAG
- the ICAM5 gene encoding intercellular adhesion molecule 5 isoform X1 has translation MPAPSPGLHRALLGLWAALGLGLLGFSAIAQEPFWADLQPRVALVERGGSLWLNCSTNCPRPERGGLETSLRRNGTQRGLRWLARQLVDIREPETQPVCFFRCARRTLQARGLIRTFQRPDRVELVPLPAWQPVGENFTLSCRVPGAGPRGSLTLTLLRGAQELIRRSFFGEPPRARGAVLTATVLARREDHGANFSCRAELDLRPHGLGLFENSSAPRELRTFALPLDSPRLAAPRLLEVDSERPVSCAMDGLFPASEAGVYLALGDQRLSPDITLEGDAFMATATTTASAEQEGARQLVCNVTLGGESRESRENVTVYSFPEPLLTLSEPNAPEGKTVTVTCTAGPRALVTLDGIPAAVPGQPAQLQLNATENDDRRGFFCDATLEVDGETLSKNESAELRVLYAPRLDDSDCPRSWTWPEGPEQTLRCEARGNPEPSVHCARPDGGSVLALGLLGPVTRALAGTYRCTATNAQGEAVKDVTLTVEYAPALDSVGCPERITWLEGTEASLSCVAHGVPPPNVSCMRSGEAGIIIEGLLHVAREHAGTYRCEATNARGSAAKNVAVTVEYGPSFEELSCPSNWTWVEGSGRLFSCEVDGKPEPSVECIGSGGTSEGVLLPLAPPGPSARAPRIPSELAPGTYICNATNQHGSMVKTVSVSAESPPEMDESTCPSHQTWLEGAEAAALACSARGRPSPQVRCSREGAPRPQRLRVSREDAGSYRCLATNPHGTDARIVTVGVEYRPVVAELAASPPGGVRPGGNFTLTCRAEAWPPAQISWRAPPGALNIGLSSNNSTLSVAGAMGSHGGEYECAATNAHGRHTRRITVRVAGPWLWVAVGGAAGGAALLAAGAGLAFYVQSTACKKGEYNVQEAESSGEAVCLNGAGGGASAGTGAEGGTEAAGTAEAPAGGEVFAIQLTSA, from the exons CAATCGCACAGGAGCCTTTCTGGGCGGACCTGCAGCCCCGCGTGGCGCTCGTGGAACGCGGAGGATCGCTGTGGCTGAATTGCAGCACCAACTGCCCACGGCCCGAACGCGGTGGCCTGGAGACCTCACTGCGCCGGAATGGGACCCAGAGGGGTTTGCGCTGGCTGGCGCGGCAGCTGGTGGACATCCGCGAACCGGAGACCCAGCCCGTCTGCTTCTTCCGCTGCGCGCGGCGCACACTGCAAGCGCGTGGGCTCATTCGCACTTTTC AACGGCCAGATCGTGTAGAGCTGGTGCCGCTGCCTGCCTGGCAGCCAGTGGGCGAGAACTTCACCCTGAGCTGTAGGGTCCCCGGCGCTGGGCCTCGTGGGAGTCTCACATTGACCCTGCTGCGGGGCGCCCAAGAGCTGATCCGTCGCAGCTTCTTCGGGGAGCCACCCCGAGCGCGGGGCGCGGTGCTCACAGCCACGGTACTGGCGCGGAGGGAGGACCATGGGGCCAATTTCTCGTGCCGTGCGGAGCTGGACCTGCGGCCTCACGGCCTGGGGCTGTTTGAAAACAGCTCGGCCCCCAGAGAGCTCCGAACCTTCG ccctgcctctggacTCCCCGCGCCTCGCTGCCCCTCGGCTCTTGGAAGTGGACTCAGAAAGACCTGTGAGCTGCGCCATGGATGGGCTGTTTCCAGCCTCGGAGGCTGGGGTCTACCTGGCGCTGGGGGATCAGAGGCTGAGTCCCGATATCACCCTCGAGGGGGACGCTTTCATGGCCACTGCCACAACCACAGCTAGCGCAGAGCAGGAGGGCGCCAGGCAGCTGGTCTGCAACGTGACCCTGGGGGGCGAAAGCCGTGAGAGCCGGGAGAACGTGACAGTCTACA gcttccCGGAGCCCCTCCTGACCCTGAGCGAGCCCAACGCCCCCGAGGGGAAAACGGTGACAGTAACCTGCACAGCTGGGCCCCGAGCCCTGGTCACACTAGACGGAATTCCAGCCGCGGTCCCGGGACAGCCCGCCCAGCTCCAGCTAAACGCCACCGAGAACGACGACAGGCGTGGCTTCTTCTGCGACGCCACCCTCGAGGTGGACGGGGAGACCCTGAGTAAGAACGAGAGCGCCGAGTTGCGCGTCCTAT ACGCTCCCCGGCTGGACGATTCGGACTGTCCCAGGAGCTGGACGTGGCCGGAGGGCCCAGAGCAGACGCTGCGCTGCGAGGCCCGTGGAAACCCAGAGCCCTCGGTGCACTGCGCGCGGCCCGACGGGGGGTCGGTGCTGGCACTGGGCCTGCTCGGTCCGGTAACTCGCGCGCTCGCCGGCACTTACCGCTGCACCGCGACCAATGCCCAGGGCGAGGCAGTCAAAGACGTGACTCTGACGGTGGAGT ATGCACCAGCGCTGGACAGTGTGGGCTGCCCTGAACGCATTACCTGGCTGGAAGGAACAGAGGCCTCCCTGAGCTGTGTGGCCCATGGGGTCCCACCTCCCAACGTGAGCTGCATGCGCTCTGGGGAGGCTGGGATCATCATCGAGGGCCTGCTGCATGTGGCCCGGGAGCACGCGGGCACCTACCGCTGCGAAGCCACCAATGCTCGAGGCTCTGCAGCCAAAAATGTGGCTGTCACTGTGGAAT ATGGCCCCAGTTTTGAGGAGCTGAGCTGCCCCAGCAATTGGACATGGGTGGAAGGTTCTGGGCGACTATTTTCCTGTGAGGTTGATGGGAAGCCAGAGCCAAGTGTGGAGTGCATTGGCTCTGGCGGCACCAGTGAGGGGGTGCTGCTGCCACTGGCACCCCCAGGCCCTAGTGCCAGAGCCCCCCGAATCCCTAGTGAACTGGCACCTGGTACCTACATCTGTAATGCCACCAACCAGCACGGATCCATGGTCAAGACCGTCTCCGTGAGCGCGGAAT CACCACCGGAAATGGATGAATCTACCTGCCCAAGTCACCAGACGTGGTTGGAAGGGGCTGAGGCTGCTGCGCTGGCCTGCTCTGCCCGGGGTCGCCCCTCGCCACAAGTGCGCTGCTCCAGGGAGGGCGCGCCCCGGCCACAGCGGCTGCGCGTGTCCCGAGAGGATGCAGGCAGCTACCGCTGCTTGGCCACCAACCCGCACGGCACGGATGCCCGGATTGTCACCGTGGGCGTGGAAT ACCGCCCGGTGGTGGCCGAGCTGGCTGCTTCACCTCCTGGAGGCGTGCGGCCGGGCGGGAACTTCACATTGACCTGCAGGGCTGAGGCATGGCCCCCGGCCCAGATCAGCTGGCGCGCGCCCCCGGGGGCACTCAACATCGGCCTGTCCAGCAACAACAGCACGTTGAGCGTGGCGGGCGCCATGGGCAGCCACGGCGGCGAGTACGAGTGCGCAGCCACCAACGCGCATGGGCGCCACACACGGCGCATCACCGTGCGCGTGGCTG GTCCGTGGCTGTGGGTCGCTGTGGGCGGCGCGGCGGGGGGCGCGGCGCTCTTGGCCGCGGGGGCCGGGCTGGCCTTCTACGTGCAGTCCACCGCCTGCAAGAAGGGCGAGTATAACGTGCAGGAGGCGGAGAGCTCCGGGGAGGCCGTGTGTCTCAACGGCGCTGGCGGCGGCGCCAGCGCGGGCACGGGCGCGGAAG
- the ICAM5 gene encoding intercellular adhesion molecule 5 isoform X3 yields the protein MPAPSPGLHRALLGLWAALGLGLLGFSAIAQEPFWADLQPRVALVERGGSLWLNCSTNCPRPERGGLETSLRRNGTQRGLRWLARQLVDIREPETQPVCFFRCARRTLQARGLIRTFQRPDRVELVPLPAWQPVGENFTLSCRVPGAGPRGSLTLTLLRGAQELIRRSFFGEPPRARGAVLTATVLARREDHGANFSCRAELDLRPHGLGLFENSSAPRELRTFALPLDSPRLAAPRLLEVDSERPVSCAMDGLFPASEAGVYLALGDQRLSPDITLEGDAFMATATTTASAEQEGARQLVCNVTLGGESRESRENVTVYSFPEPLLTLSEPNAPEGKTVTVTCTAGPRALVTLDGIPAAVPGQPAQLQLNATENDDRRGFFCDATLEVDGETLSKNESAELRVLYAPRLDDSDCPRSWTWPEGPEQTLRCEARGNPEPSVHCARPDGGSVLALGLLGPVTRALAGTYRCTATNAQGEAVKDVTLTVEYAPALDSVGCPERITWLEGTEASLSCVAHGVPPPNVSCMRSGEAGIIIEGLLHVAREHAGTYRCEATNARGSAAKNVAVTVEYGPSFEELSCPSNWTWVEGSGRLFSCEVDGKPEPSVECIGSGGTSEGVLLPLAPPGPSARAPRIPSELAPGTYICNATNQHGSMVKTVSVSAESPPEMDESTCPSHQTWLEGAEAAALACSARGRPSPQVRCSREGAPRPQRLRVSREDAGSYRCLATNPHGTDARIVTVGVEYRPVVAELAASPPGGVRPGGNFTLTCRAEAWPPAQISWRAPPGALNIGLSSNNSTLSVAGAMGSHGGEYECAATNAHGRHTRRITVRVAG from the exons CAATCGCACAGGAGCCTTTCTGGGCGGACCTGCAGCCCCGCGTGGCGCTCGTGGAACGCGGAGGATCGCTGTGGCTGAATTGCAGCACCAACTGCCCACGGCCCGAACGCGGTGGCCTGGAGACCTCACTGCGCCGGAATGGGACCCAGAGGGGTTTGCGCTGGCTGGCGCGGCAGCTGGTGGACATCCGCGAACCGGAGACCCAGCCCGTCTGCTTCTTCCGCTGCGCGCGGCGCACACTGCAAGCGCGTGGGCTCATTCGCACTTTTC AACGGCCAGATCGTGTAGAGCTGGTGCCGCTGCCTGCCTGGCAGCCAGTGGGCGAGAACTTCACCCTGAGCTGTAGGGTCCCCGGCGCTGGGCCTCGTGGGAGTCTCACATTGACCCTGCTGCGGGGCGCCCAAGAGCTGATCCGTCGCAGCTTCTTCGGGGAGCCACCCCGAGCGCGGGGCGCGGTGCTCACAGCCACGGTACTGGCGCGGAGGGAGGACCATGGGGCCAATTTCTCGTGCCGTGCGGAGCTGGACCTGCGGCCTCACGGCCTGGGGCTGTTTGAAAACAGCTCGGCCCCCAGAGAGCTCCGAACCTTCG ccctgcctctggacTCCCCGCGCCTCGCTGCCCCTCGGCTCTTGGAAGTGGACTCAGAAAGACCTGTGAGCTGCGCCATGGATGGGCTGTTTCCAGCCTCGGAGGCTGGGGTCTACCTGGCGCTGGGGGATCAGAGGCTGAGTCCCGATATCACCCTCGAGGGGGACGCTTTCATGGCCACTGCCACAACCACAGCTAGCGCAGAGCAGGAGGGCGCCAGGCAGCTGGTCTGCAACGTGACCCTGGGGGGCGAAAGCCGTGAGAGCCGGGAGAACGTGACAGTCTACA gcttccCGGAGCCCCTCCTGACCCTGAGCGAGCCCAACGCCCCCGAGGGGAAAACGGTGACAGTAACCTGCACAGCTGGGCCCCGAGCCCTGGTCACACTAGACGGAATTCCAGCCGCGGTCCCGGGACAGCCCGCCCAGCTCCAGCTAAACGCCACCGAGAACGACGACAGGCGTGGCTTCTTCTGCGACGCCACCCTCGAGGTGGACGGGGAGACCCTGAGTAAGAACGAGAGCGCCGAGTTGCGCGTCCTAT ACGCTCCCCGGCTGGACGATTCGGACTGTCCCAGGAGCTGGACGTGGCCGGAGGGCCCAGAGCAGACGCTGCGCTGCGAGGCCCGTGGAAACCCAGAGCCCTCGGTGCACTGCGCGCGGCCCGACGGGGGGTCGGTGCTGGCACTGGGCCTGCTCGGTCCGGTAACTCGCGCGCTCGCCGGCACTTACCGCTGCACCGCGACCAATGCCCAGGGCGAGGCAGTCAAAGACGTGACTCTGACGGTGGAGT ATGCACCAGCGCTGGACAGTGTGGGCTGCCCTGAACGCATTACCTGGCTGGAAGGAACAGAGGCCTCCCTGAGCTGTGTGGCCCATGGGGTCCCACCTCCCAACGTGAGCTGCATGCGCTCTGGGGAGGCTGGGATCATCATCGAGGGCCTGCTGCATGTGGCCCGGGAGCACGCGGGCACCTACCGCTGCGAAGCCACCAATGCTCGAGGCTCTGCAGCCAAAAATGTGGCTGTCACTGTGGAAT ATGGCCCCAGTTTTGAGGAGCTGAGCTGCCCCAGCAATTGGACATGGGTGGAAGGTTCTGGGCGACTATTTTCCTGTGAGGTTGATGGGAAGCCAGAGCCAAGTGTGGAGTGCATTGGCTCTGGCGGCACCAGTGAGGGGGTGCTGCTGCCACTGGCACCCCCAGGCCCTAGTGCCAGAGCCCCCCGAATCCCTAGTGAACTGGCACCTGGTACCTACATCTGTAATGCCACCAACCAGCACGGATCCATGGTCAAGACCGTCTCCGTGAGCGCGGAAT CACCACCGGAAATGGATGAATCTACCTGCCCAAGTCACCAGACGTGGTTGGAAGGGGCTGAGGCTGCTGCGCTGGCCTGCTCTGCCCGGGGTCGCCCCTCGCCACAAGTGCGCTGCTCCAGGGAGGGCGCGCCCCGGCCACAGCGGCTGCGCGTGTCCCGAGAGGATGCAGGCAGCTACCGCTGCTTGGCCACCAACCCGCACGGCACGGATGCCCGGATTGTCACCGTGGGCGTGGAAT ACCGCCCGGTGGTGGCCGAGCTGGCTGCTTCACCTCCTGGAGGCGTGCGGCCGGGCGGGAACTTCACATTGACCTGCAGGGCTGAGGCATGGCCCCCGGCCCAGATCAGCTGGCGCGCGCCCCCGGGGGCACTCAACATCGGCCTGTCCAGCAACAACAGCACGTTGAGCGTGGCGGGCGCCATGGGCAGCCACGGCGGCGAGTACGAGTGCGCAGCCACCAACGCGCATGGGCGCCACACACGGCGCATCACCGTGCGCGTGGCTG GCTGA